One Solanum pennellii chromosome 9, SPENNV200 DNA segment encodes these proteins:
- the LOC107030165 gene encoding uncharacterized protein LOC107030165, with protein sequence MAQVDDTLQMINRRFDASDEHTKELRGDLANIGKKLDVHVVSIKHLELQMGQLLRRDEKRRTSRELVDKTTKEVEVPQKVNPIPRHQPPFPQGLGKKTEDKKYRCFITMLKQLSINNPSKEALEQIPDYAKFMMDMVTKKRSVSFEDNDRMQHCSAIATRSLVHKKEDPGALTIPCNIGLLHFAKALCDLGASINFVPLSNSRKLGLGDTKPTAIRLLKVDRTVIRPIRILHDMLMKVDSFIFPSDFMILHCEVNFVVSIILGRPFLTNCRALIDMEKE encoded by the exons atggcgcaaGTTGACGATACGTTACAGATGATCAATAGAAgatttgatgctagtgatgagcataCCAAGGAATTGAGAGGTGATTTAGCTAATATTGGGAAAAAGTTGGATGTACATGTGGTCTCcattaagcatcttgagttacaAATGGGCCAACTACT AAGAAGAGATGAGAAAAGACGAACTAGTAGGGAATTGGTGGACAAAACAACGAAAGAAGTAGAGGTACCCCAGAAAGTGAACCCTATTCCTAGACATCAACCACCATTCCCTCAAGGATTGGGGAAGAAGACTGAGGATAAAAAATACCGCtgttttatcactatgttgaaacaactttccatcaataACCCTTCGAAAGAAGCTTTGGAACAAATTCCCGATTATGCTAAGTTCATGATGgatatggttacaaagaagAGATCGGTAAGTTTTGAGGATAATGAccgaatgcaacattgtagtgctattgctacaagatctcttgTGCATAAGAAGGAAGATCCAGGCGCTTTGACTATTCCATGTAATATCGGATTATTACACTTTGCCaaagcactatgtgatctaGGCGCTAGCATAAACTTCGTGCCTCTTTCCAATTCTAGgaaattgggtttgggtgacaCAAAGCCCACTGCAATTCGCTTACTGAAGGTCGATCGAACAGTAATAAGGCCCATCAGGATACTCCATGATATGCTCATGAAAGTGGATTCATTTATATTTCCATCCGATTTTATGATTCTTCACTGTGAGGTGAACTTT